Proteins from one Methanofastidiosum sp. genomic window:
- a CDS encoding 50S ribosomal protein L22, translated as MPYSRTDIDETKTAKVYGKNINISPKHSREICNTIKGMKIEKAKELLESTIKLETPIPFKRYYKKVGHKKGLSKWFAGRYPAKASKNLLKLLKEAESNAEYKGLNTTKLRIIHASAYRGRVIPGFMPRAFGRASPYNHELTNVEIIVEER; from the coding sequence ATGCCATATTCAAGAACTGATATTGACGAAACAAAAACTGCAAAAGTTTACGGAAAGAATATTAATATATCCCCAAAACATAGTAGGGAAATATGCAATACTATTAAAGGCATGAAGATCGAAAAGGCAAAGGAATTACTGGAGAGTACAATAAAACTAGAAACTCCCATACCTTTCAAGAGATACTACAAAAAAGTCGGTCACAAGAAAGGACTTTCAAAATGGTTTGCTGGAAGATACCCTGCAAAGGCATCAAAAAACTTACTAAAACTTCTTAAGGAAGCCGAATCAAATGCAGAATATAAGGGATTGAACACCACAAAACTAAGAATAATTCATGCATCTGCTTACAGAGGCAGAGTAATACCGGGATTTATGCCAAGAGCTTTTGGAAGAGCTTCACCATATAATCACGAGCTTACTAATGTTGAGATAATTGTGGAGGAGAGATAA
- a CDS encoding 30S ribosomal protein S4e, producing MGRKGQRRSLKRLFAPKNWRIERKVKEWTVKPIPGPHSKEVSIPITILLRDYLGHATNRKEVNFILNNGDVLVNGRPIKDSSFPVGIMDVLEIPKTKEYFRILFDKKGSVNLLKIDESEKNTKLFKLINKTMVKGNKVQLNLHDGTNVLSEKGYATSSTLVMNVPDMKIVDSLEFKEGYIGLVIKGKNVSKIGKISKITPFGIYKDAVLLESGNDTFQTLKDYVLVVGKDSPIIKLE from the coding sequence GTGGGGAGAAAAGGACAGAGAAGATCATTAAAAAGATTATTTGCTCCAAAAAATTGGAGAATAGAGCGAAAAGTTAAAGAATGGACCGTAAAACCTATTCCAGGCCCCCATTCTAAAGAGGTATCAATTCCGATTACAATCTTACTTAGGGATTATCTTGGGCACGCCACAAACAGGAAAGAGGTAAACTTTATCCTAAACAATGGGGATGTTCTTGTAAATGGAAGGCCAATTAAAGATTCAAGTTTCCCCGTAGGAATTATGGACGTTTTAGAAATCCCTAAAACAAAGGAATATTTTAGGATATTATTTGATAAGAAAGGGTCTGTAAATCTTCTTAAGATAGACGAGTCTGAAAAAAATACTAAGCTCTTTAAATTAATCAACAAGACAATGGTTAAAGGAAACAAAGTTCAATTAAACCTTCATGATGGAACAAACGTATTATCCGAAAAAGGCTATGCAACATCTTCAACATTGGTAATGAATGTACCAGATATGAAGATTGTAGATTCACTAGAATTTAAAGAGGGTTATATAGGGCTGGTCATTAAAGGTAAAAACGTATCAAAAATAGGTAAAATTTCAAAGATAACTCCATTTGGTATATATAAAGACGCAGTGTTGTTAGAATCCGGGAATGATACCTTCCAGACATTGAAGGATTATGTGCTTGTCGTTGGAAAAGATTCTCCTATAATTAAACTTGAGTGA
- a CDS encoding tandem-95 repeat protein: GVTDLNTSSGNFTYNPTSNYFGGDSFTFKVNDGAVDSNVSTVSITVNAENDAPTASNDAYSTYDNTPLVVVAPGILGNDFDVEGDILSAILVDDVDYGTLILNANGSFTYTPNSDFQGPDSFAYKVNDGLLDSNIATVTITVENLPPIIKRGVTLPENILFSNIELVRLVIHTESISIDDIIGEASDIAETIVVDGIEVYVIELSEGKNTIRAQVYNPGFLTQIDVNIRFENLPQGVSIEIDGQSQKIRAHNTGDFILTINVSPGVPKGEYFITAISSTRKGGKDKAIIKIIIK, from the coding sequence GAGGAGTTACTGACCTGAACACATCTTCGGGCAACTTTACTTATAATCCAACATCCAACTACTTTGGTGGCGACTCATTTACCTTCAAGGTTAACGATGGTGCTGTAGATTCAAATGTCTCAACAGTATCTATCACAGTCAATGCTGAAAACGATGCCCCAACAGCAAGCAATGATGCATACTCAACATATGATAATACCCCGCTTGTAGTAGTGGCACCAGGGATTCTCGGAAATGATTTCGATGTTGAAGGAGACATATTGTCTGCCATACTTGTAGATGATGTCGATTACGGTACACTCATACTAAATGCCAATGGTTCATTTACATATACTCCAAATTCTGATTTCCAAGGCCCCGACAGCTTTGCATACAAGGTGAATGACGGCCTTTTAGATTCAAACATAGCAACAGTCACAATAACAGTAGAGAATTTGCCCCCAATAATCAAAAGAGGCGTTACTCTCCCTGAGAATATATTATTCTCTAATATTGAATTAGTTAGATTGGTTATCCATACAGAATCTATATCGATTGATGATATAATAGGCGAAGCTAGCGATATTGCAGAAACTATTGTTGTAGACGGAATTGAAGTCTATGTAATAGAACTATCTGAAGGAAAGAACACAATACGAGCACAAGTCTATAATCCTGGATTTCTTACTCAAATTGATGTAAACATAAGATTTGAAAACTTGCCACAAGGAGTATCAATCGAAATAGATGGACAATCTCAAAAAATCAGAGCGCATAACACTGGAGATTTTATACTTACAATAAATGTTTCCCCCGGAGTTCCTAAAGGGGAATATTTTATTACGGCTATCTCTTCTACTAGAAAGGGCGGTAAAGATAAAGCCATTATAAAAATAATAATCAAATAA
- a CDS encoding 50S ribosomal protein L3 — MGGSGRNKKPRRGSLGYSPRKRALKIVPTLNSWPEVDDVKILDFPGYKVGMSHILRIDDRKYTLTKGKEMVVPVTLVETPPIYVCGVRAYKKTPYGLKTVTESWAEGPKELSRSKTVSKNPEKDLAKIQSLIEGGKVDDLRAIVCTQPKLINLKKKPEVMESGIGGADVNAKLEYLKGVFGKELKVKDVLDEGEFVDVISVTKGKGFQGVVKRWGVKIQTRKSNDARRHVGSIGPWHPPKVMWTVPFAGQMGFHTRTELNKRIFRITNPKDLDVTPKEGFKNYGLLSSDYAMLKGSVGGPTKRILRLRKSVRVPVRRTGGVPDITYHYKASAREA, encoded by the coding sequence ATGGGCGGTAGTGGACGTAATAAAAAACCCCGTAGAGGTTCCTTGGGATACAGCCCCAGAAAGAGGGCTTTAAAGATAGTGCCAACTTTGAATAGTTGGCCAGAAGTGGATGATGTTAAGATCTTAGACTTTCCCGGCTATAAGGTAGGGATGTCCCACATTTTAAGGATAGATGATAGAAAGTATACACTTACAAAAGGAAAAGAAATGGTGGTACCTGTAACTTTGGTAGAAACTCCACCAATTTACGTTTGTGGTGTTAGGGCATACAAGAAGACTCCATACGGACTGAAAACTGTCACAGAGTCTTGGGCAGAGGGCCCGAAAGAACTTTCACGATCAAAAACTGTTTCAAAAAATCCTGAAAAAGACCTTGCTAAAATCCAATCTCTTATAGAAGGTGGAAAAGTAGATGATTTAAGAGCTATTGTTTGCACTCAACCAAAGCTCATTAATCTGAAAAAGAAACCAGAGGTCATGGAAAGCGGGATTGGTGGAGCAGATGTTAACGCCAAGTTGGAATACCTAAAGGGTGTTTTTGGAAAAGAACTAAAGGTAAAAGATGTTCTAGACGAAGGAGAATTCGTCGATGTTATTTCAGTTACAAAAGGAAAGGGATTCCAAGGCGTAGTAAAAAGATGGGGAGTAAAAATACAGACCCGGAAATCTAACGATGCAAGAAGACATGTAGGTTCAATCGGTCCGTGGCACCCACCAAAAGTTATGTGGACTGTACCATTTGCAGGGCAGATGGGATTCCACACGAGAACAGAACTTAACAAAAGAATATTCAGAATAACAAATCCAAAAGACCTTGATGTCACTCCAAAAGAAGGATTTAAGAATTATGGATTATTATCATCCGACTATGCTATGCTAAAAGGTAGCGTAGGAGGACCAACAAAGAGAATCTTAAGACTTAGAAAATCTGTAAGGGTACCAGTAAGAAGAACTGGAGGAGTACCAGATATTACTTACCATTACAAAGCTTCTGCAAGGGAGGCATAA
- a CDS encoding 50S ribosomal protein L5 has protein sequence MEEILKNWENPMRKPYLSKVTVNIGVGESGEKLEKARALLEFLTGQAPIKNNARQTNKDFAIRKDEPIAVSVTLRKETAMKFLMRTFEAVEFNLKERSFDNHGNFSFGVKEHIDLPDVQYDPEVGIFGMDVCVNLQKRGFKVKERRIKKSHIPRKHQLTKEEGILFAKQEFGVNII, from the coding sequence ATGGAAGAGATACTAAAAAATTGGGAAAATCCTATGAGAAAGCCATATCTATCAAAAGTAACGGTCAATATTGGTGTAGGGGAGTCAGGAGAAAAACTAGAAAAAGCTAGAGCACTTCTTGAATTTCTCACCGGGCAGGCGCCTATAAAAAATAATGCAAGGCAAACCAATAAAGATTTTGCAATTAGAAAAGACGAACCTATTGCTGTTTCGGTTACTCTTAGAAAGGAAACAGCTATGAAATTCCTTATGAGAACTTTTGAGGCAGTGGAGTTTAATTTAAAGGAAAGAAGTTTTGACAATCACGGTAATTTCTCTTTTGGTGTAAAAGAACACATAGATCTTCCTGATGTTCAATACGACCCAGAAGTCGGAATATTTGGAATGGACGTTTGTGTTAATCTTCAAAAGAGAGGATTTAAAGTTAAAGAGAGAAGAATTAAAAAGAGCCACATACCCAGAAAGCATCAGTTGACTAAAGAAGAAGGGATACTGTTCGCTAAACAGGAGTTTGGGGTGAACATTATATGA
- a CDS encoding 30S ribosomal protein S14: MNKKFGVGSRTCRRCGTHRAVIRRYNLMVCRRCFREVARKIGFKKYH; this comes from the coding sequence ATGAATAAAAAGTTTGGAGTAGGCTCAAGAACATGCAGGCGCTGTGGTACCCACCGTGCAGTCATTCGTAGATATAATCTCATGGTTTGCAGGCGCTGCTTTAGAGAAGTTGCCAGAAAAATTGGCTTCAAAAAATATCATTAG
- the rpmC gene encoding 50S ribosomal protein L29 — protein sequence MAIYRVDDIRDLSVDEIENNIDELKSELSKERSLLATGSAPENPGRIRELRRTIARLKTIKAEKEKQNE from the coding sequence ATGGCAATATATAGGGTAGACGACATAAGGGATCTTTCAGTTGATGAAATTGAAAACAATATAGATGAACTTAAAAGTGAATTATCAAAGGAAAGGTCTTTACTTGCTACAGGCAGCGCGCCAGAAAATCCCGGAAGGATAAGGGAGCTTAGAAGAACTATAGCAAGATTAAAAACAATAAAGGCTGAAAAGGAGAAGCAAAATGAGTGA
- a CDS encoding 30S ribosomal protein S17, with product MIGIDVKEPKKSCNNEKCPFHGTLPVRGKLMEGKIVSDKMNKTVVVKKEYMTKLDKFERFEKRSTKVSAHIPDCISAKTGDNVKIMECRPLSKTKMFVVVEVI from the coding sequence ATGATAGGCATCGATGTAAAAGAACCTAAAAAAAGTTGTAATAATGAAAAATGTCCATTTCACGGAACTTTACCTGTCAGAGGCAAATTAATGGAAGGGAAAATTGTAAGCGATAAGATGAATAAAACAGTTGTCGTTAAAAAAGAGTATATGACAAAACTTGACAAATTTGAGCGATTTGAAAAGAGAAGTACAAAAGTTTCAGCACATATTCCCGACTGTATTAGTGCTAAAACAGGCGATAATGTGAAAATAATGGAATGCAGACCATTAAGCAAGACAAAAATGTTTGTCGTAGTTGAGGTGATCTGA
- a CDS encoding 50S ribosomal protein L14: MMAKGAGATRGRSTVRPGRFHTTKTRLVCADNTGAKELEIVSVINYKGTSRRYPKAGVGDMVMVSVKKGRPDVKKKVLPAVIVRQRKEYRRIDGTRIKFEDNAAVITGEDGVPKGSEVRGPVAKEAVEKWVRIANVSSIIV; the protein is encoded by the coding sequence CTGATGGCAAAGGGTGCAGGAGCAACTCGTGGAAGGTCAACTGTAAGACCAGGCAGATTTCACACAACTAAAACGAGATTAGTTTGTGCGGATAATACAGGCGCAAAAGAACTTGAAATTGTTTCAGTAATAAATTACAAAGGTACCTCTAGAAGATATCCAAAAGCGGGCGTTGGTGATATGGTCATGGTATCCGTTAAAAAGGGTAGGCCTGATGTCAAAAAGAAGGTATTGCCTGCTGTTATAGTAAGACAGAGAAAGGAATACAGAAGAATAGACGGTACACGAATAAAATTTGAGGATAATGCAGCCGTTATCACTGGTGAAGACGGTGTTCCAAAAGGCTCCGAAGTTAGGGGCCCAGTTGCAAAAGAAGCAGTTGAAAAATGGGTTAGAATTGCTAATGTTTCAAGTATTATAGTATAG
- a CDS encoding radical SAM protein — protein MKSKNICYLSKDSFPSISITGETCYFSCMHCNRKYLKFMMHVTQEDLYQKAIELNNKGTKGILVSGGLDESGKLPIDYSILKKIKKDTDLIINLHSGFLTRYDAKEIKKSGIDAVSIDFVGSNDTIEKILKMPFKVSDYENTLRFLIEEGVNVTPHICVGLDYGKVVGEYNAVGILKEYPIKNLTLLVLIKNELEKIYSVDYDTQSIKDFFFYARNSFPDAKLSLGCMRPRIRELDETALLFDTIVNPTKNMIKLIRNESNIVVKEICCSVC, from the coding sequence ATGAAAAGTAAAAACATATGCTATCTTTCTAAAGACTCATTCCCAAGTATTTCAATTACAGGAGAGACATGCTACTTTTCATGTATGCATTGTAATCGTAAATATTTGAAGTTCATGATGCATGTTACTCAAGAAGATCTATATCAGAAAGCTATTGAACTAAATAATAAAGGGACAAAAGGTATCCTTGTTAGCGGAGGACTTGACGAAAGCGGAAAGCTTCCAATTGACTATTCAATCCTTAAGAAAATAAAAAAGGATACTGATCTTATAATTAATCTACATTCTGGATTTCTGACAAGATATGATGCAAAAGAAATAAAGAAAAGCGGAATTGATGCTGTATCCATTGATTTTGTTGGAAGTAACGATACAATAGAAAAAATACTTAAGATGCCTTTCAAGGTTTCTGATTATGAAAACACTCTAAGATTCTTAATAGAAGAAGGCGTTAATGTTACCCCTCACATATGTGTTGGCCTTGACTATGGAAAGGTCGTGGGCGAATATAATGCAGTTGGGATATTGAAAGAATATCCAATAAAAAATCTAACTTTATTAGTACTCATTAAAAATGAACTTGAGAAAATATACAGTGTTGATTATGACACTCAATCAATAAAAGATTTCTTTTTTTATGCAAGAAATTCTTTTCCAGATGCAAAATTATCCTTAGGGTGCATGCGCCCTAGAATAAGAGAGCTGGATGAAACTGCCCTTCTCTTTGACACAATTGTAAATCCAACAAAAAACATGATTAAACTTATAAGAAATGAGTCTAATATAGTCGTAAAAGAAATATGTTGTTCTGTATGTTAG
- the rplX gene encoding 50S ribosomal protein L24, with amino-acid sequence MIKKYSGKPSKQRKRHFNAPLHKKHNLMSSHIAVSLRSKINARAIPLRKGDKVRVMRGDFKDHEGEITKVDLKAIKVYVDGAVVEKADGTKIEYPIHPSNLEIIDIDRKDEMREKSIERKGE; translated from the coding sequence ATGATTAAAAAATACTCAGGAAAACCATCAAAACAGAGGAAAAGGCACTTTAATGCGCCACTCCACAAAAAGCACAATTTAATGTCTTCTCATATAGCCGTAAGCCTTAGAAGTAAGATAAATGCAAGAGCAATTCCATTAAGAAAAGGTGACAAGGTGAGAGTAATGAGGGGAGATTTCAAAGATCACGAAGGTGAAATAACAAAGGTAGATCTAAAAGCAATTAAGGTATATGTCGATGGCGCAGTTGTAGAGAAGGCTGATGGAACAAAAATTGAGTATCCTATACACCCTTCAAATTTAGAAATTATTGATATTGATAGAAAAGATGAGATGAGAGAAAAATCTATTGAGAGAAAAGGAGAATAA
- the trxA gene encoding thioredoxin, whose protein sequence is MGINTIELTDANFDQEVLNSSKPVVVDFWASWCGPCQMIAPVIEEVAGEHPEWKIGKLDVDKSMSVAQRYGIRSIPTIAIFREGKVFDTIIGFVPKEELVRRIERNI, encoded by the coding sequence ATGGGAATTAATACAATCGAGCTAACAGATGCAAATTTTGATCAGGAAGTACTAAATTCTAGTAAGCCTGTAGTTGTTGATTTTTGGGCAAGTTGGTGTGGGCCATGCCAAATGATTGCCCCTGTTATCGAAGAAGTTGCAGGAGAACATCCAGAGTGGAAAATTGGTAAGTTAGATGTTGACAAAAGTATGTCAGTAGCCCAAAGATATGGTATAAGGAGCATTCCAACAATTGCCATATTTAGAGAGGGTAAAGTATTTGACACAATAATTGGTTTCGTGCCAAAAGAAGAGCTCGTAAGAAGAATAGAGAGAAACATTTAA
- the yciH gene encoding stress response translation initiation inhibitor YciH has protein sequence MSEICAVCGLPKDLCVCEEIAREEQQIRIFTERRRFGKLMTVVEGIDSSNIDIKDLCTTLKTKCACGGTSKDGKIELQGDHKKKMKKILTDLGFSKDMIVVS, from the coding sequence ATGAGTGAGATTTGTGCAGTTTGTGGACTTCCCAAAGATCTTTGCGTCTGCGAAGAAATCGCTAGGGAAGAACAACAAATACGCATTTTCACTGAAAGAAGAAGATTTGGAAAACTTATGACGGTCGTGGAAGGAATTGATTCATCAAATATCGATATCAAGGATTTGTGCACGACTCTCAAGACAAAATGTGCATGCGGTGGAACCTCAAAAGATGGAAAAATTGAACTTCAAGGAGATCACAAGAAGAAGATGAAAAAAATATTAACTGATCTTGGCTTTAGTAAAGATATGATCGTAGTTTCATGA
- a CDS encoding 50S ribosomal protein L2 encodes MGKRIISQRRGRGTNTYRVPSHRYNGKVKHRNYDNVERDGVTRGVVRDLFNDPARTSPVATILFDNNEEKLFLVPEGIRLGSNIATGTMAEVEIGNTLPLRNVPEGTYIYNIESRPGDGGKFVRSSGTYATLIAHDSQKTVIQLPSGVMKSLSSNCRCTIGVVAGGGRKEKPLVKAGKKFHKLRSKATIYPKVRGVAMNHNDHPFGGGNHKHAGKSTTCSRNAPPGRKVGHIAARRTGRRR; translated from the coding sequence TTGGGTAAAAGAATTATTTCGCAGAGAAGAGGAAGAGGAACAAATACCTATAGGGTACCCTCACACAGATACAATGGAAAAGTAAAACACAGAAACTACGATAATGTAGAGAGAGATGGAGTAACCCGCGGTGTAGTTAGAGATCTATTCAATGATCCCGCTAGAACATCACCAGTAGCAACTATTCTTTTCGATAATAATGAGGAAAAATTATTTCTTGTGCCAGAAGGAATAAGACTTGGTAGTAACATAGCTACAGGAACAATGGCAGAAGTTGAAATAGGTAACACACTTCCCTTGAGAAATGTTCCAGAAGGAACTTATATTTATAATATAGAATCAAGACCTGGAGACGGAGGCAAATTTGTCAGATCTTCAGGTACTTATGCTACATTGATAGCCCATGATAGCCAAAAAACAGTAATACAGCTTCCTTCAGGTGTAATGAAGTCTTTGAGTTCAAACTGCAGATGTACAATCGGAGTAGTAGCCGGCGGAGGAAGAAAAGAAAAGCCTTTGGTAAAAGCAGGAAAGAAGTTCCATAAACTTAGAAGTAAAGCCACAATATATCCAAAGGTTAGAGGAGTCGCAATGAATCACAACGATCACCCATTTGGTGGTGGTAACCACAAGCACGCAGGTAAGAGTACAACATGCTCAAGAAATGCACCTCCCGGTAGAAAAGTTGGACACATAGCAGCTAGAAGAACTGGTAGGAGGCGTTAA
- a CDS encoding ribonuclease P protein subunit: MNHTILLGKQVEVIQSSNRYEVGIKGLIIEDTKNTIKLRTENGIRILIKNNVILMINGKKIDGNLLIGKEEERIKRM; the protein is encoded by the coding sequence ATGAATCACACAATACTCCTAGGAAAACAAGTCGAGGTAATCCAAAGCTCAAATAGGTATGAAGTTGGAATTAAAGGATTGATCATTGAGGATACAAAAAATACTATAAAATTAAGGACAGAAAATGGGATAAGAATCTTAATAAAAAATAATGTAATCCTGATGATTAACGGTAAAAAAATTGATGGTAATCTACTCATAGGGAAGGAAGAAGAAAGAATCAAGAGGATGTGA
- a CDS encoding 50S ribosomal protein L23, with product MKNPHDVIVHPLITEKTVATMERDNILTFIVTMGSNKQDIYNAVEELYEVEVEKVSTTVLPTGKKKAYVKLKEEYPADEVATKIGVF from the coding sequence GTGAAAAATCCACATGACGTGATTGTCCATCCGCTTATTACAGAAAAGACTGTAGCTACTATGGAGAGAGACAATATACTGACTTTTATTGTTACCATGGGTAGCAATAAACAGGACATATATAATGCCGTTGAAGAACTTTATGAAGTTGAGGTAGAAAAAGTTAGCACAACCGTTTTGCCTACTGGAAAGAAAAAGGCATATGTTAAGCTAAAAGAAGAGTACCCTGCTGACGAAGTCGCAACAAAAATAGGTGTATTTTAA
- a CDS encoding 30S ribosomal protein S19, whose product MAKKEFSFMGYSVDQMEKMSMDKLIELLPSRQRRSLKRGLPVRQKKLLKNIRESKKEMEAGNKYTVKTHCRDMIILPEMLGVTIGIYNGKEFVPVEITPEMVGHYLGEFAPSRRRISHGAPGVGSTKSSQYVPLR is encoded by the coding sequence TTGGCTAAAAAAGAATTTAGTTTCATGGGATATTCTGTTGATCAAATGGAAAAAATGTCTATGGACAAGTTGATTGAACTCTTGCCATCAAGACAGAGAAGGTCCCTTAAGAGAGGGCTTCCTGTAAGACAGAAAAAATTACTTAAGAATATAAGAGAATCCAAAAAAGAAATGGAAGCTGGAAACAAATACACTGTAAAGACACACTGTCGGGATATGATAATACTCCCCGAGATGCTTGGAGTTACTATAGGAATTTATAATGGTAAGGAATTTGTTCCTGTAGAAATAACACCCGAAATGGTAGGCCACTATTTAGGGGAATTTGCACCTTCTAGAAGAAGAATTTCACATGGTGCCCCTGGAGTAGGTTCTACAAAGTCTTCCCAGTATGTTCCATTGAGGTGA
- a CDS encoding lipoate--protein ligase family protein produces the protein MNIFEHKRQGGKIIGVSFNYKNDIFSDVRIYGDFFVFPEEEIDNLEKSINQKSLSELLQLIEDFFSSGIRVYGITAGDLKEVFERAINEK, from the coding sequence ATGAATATTTTTGAGCATAAGAGGCAGGGCGGAAAAATAATTGGCGTTTCTTTTAACTATAAAAACGATATTTTTTCAGATGTTAGGATATATGGGGACTTCTTTGTCTTTCCAGAAGAGGAGATAGATAATTTAGAAAAATCGATTAATCAAAAAAGTCTCTCTGAATTATTACAACTGATTGAAGATTTTTTTTCTTCCGGTATTAGAGTATATGGAATTACTGCTGGAGATCTAAAGGAAGTATTTGAGAGGGCAATAAATGAAAAGTAA
- the rpl4p gene encoding 50S ribosomal protein L4, translating into MKSNVYSITGEKLKAIDLPSVFSYEYRPDLIKRAVLASITHRIQPWGVSPIAGRMTSAHPRRKNLGISRVPRMKSGPRRAAFAPHVVGGFVAHPPKPWKVISEKINNKERTVAIKSAISITANKEMVMSRGHRFSDKVEFPIIVENKIQTVKKTKDTRDIFKSLGVWDDIIRSKTKTIRAGRGKMRGRKYKNKIGPLIVIGKDAGIMKAARNHPGVDIVMVDKLSAEHLAPGTHAGRLTIWTEDAIKYLSKNEVFK; encoded by the coding sequence ATGAAATCTAATGTATATTCAATAACTGGAGAGAAGCTGAAAGCAATCGATCTTCCCTCAGTGTTTTCTTATGAGTACAGGCCAGATTTAATTAAGAGGGCAGTTTTGGCTTCAATAACCCATAGGATTCAACCATGGGGTGTAAGTCCAATTGCTGGAAGAATGACATCTGCACATCCAAGAAGGAAGAATCTTGGGATATCTAGAGTGCCTAGGATGAAATCTGGTCCGAGAAGAGCTGCGTTTGCACCTCATGTTGTAGGAGGATTTGTAGCTCATCCACCAAAACCTTGGAAAGTTATTAGTGAAAAGATAAACAATAAAGAAAGAACTGTAGCAATAAAATCGGCCATATCAATAACGGCCAACAAGGAAATGGTGATGTCAAGAGGTCATAGATTCTCAGATAAGGTTGAATTCCCAATAATCGTTGAAAATAAAATTCAAACGGTAAAAAAGACAAAAGATACAAGAGATATATTCAAGAGCCTTGGCGTTTGGGACGATATAATCAGATCAAAAACTAAAACAATAAGGGCTGGAAGAGGAAAGATGAGAGGAAGGAAATATAAGAATAAGATTGGCCCATTAATAGTTATTGGAAAGGACGCAGGTATAATGAAGGCTGCAAGAAATCACCCTGGTGTAGATATAGTAATGGTCGATAAGCTAAGCGCTGAACATCTTGCCCCAGGTACTCATGCGGGAAGACTCACAATATGGACTGAAGATGCAATAAAGTATCTTTCTAAAAATGAGGTGTTCAAGTGA
- a CDS encoding 30S ribosomal protein S3, with the protein MAIERKFIEESVSNLTIDEFLGDSLKRAGYSGMDIKRNPLGTRVTVFVQKPGIVIGKRGRAIKDLTDQLEKPPFNLENPQIEVQQIENPDLNADVMAFQLASAIERGEHYRRAAYNYLRRIMRSGAKGAEIKISGKLSGERARSMRFAEGYLKKCGDPAIEHVRVGYSPAKKKLGIIGIVIKIMPQDVSLPDEIKFK; encoded by the coding sequence ATGGCTATAGAGAGAAAATTTATTGAAGAAAGCGTTTCCAATTTAACGATTGATGAATTCCTTGGAGACTCATTAAAGAGAGCTGGCTATTCGGGGATGGATATAAAAAGAAATCCTCTTGGGACTAGAGTTACAGTTTTCGTTCAGAAGCCCGGAATTGTTATAGGAAAAAGGGGAAGGGCCATTAAAGATTTGACAGATCAACTTGAAAAACCTCCCTTTAATCTCGAGAATCCTCAGATAGAAGTACAGCAAATTGAAAATCCAGATCTTAATGCAGATGTAATGGCATTTCAACTTGCAAGTGCCATAGAAAGAGGGGAACATTATAGAAGAGCAGCTTACAATTATCTCAGAAGAATAATGAGGTCTGGGGCAAAAGGCGCTGAAATTAAGATTTCAGGAAAACTCAGTGGAGAAAGAGCCCGTTCAATGAGATTTGCAGAAGGTTATCTGAAAAAATGTGGAGATCCGGCGATTGAACATGTTAGAGTTGGGTATTCACCTGCAAAGAAGAAACTTGGTATAATCGGAATTGTAATCAAAATAATGCCTCAAGACGTATCACTACCAGATGAAATAAAGTTTAAGTAA